GGTTGGGCGTTGAGCTGACCGAAGGTGTCGGGACTGCGCCGGCTCGTCTGGTGCGGCTGAACCACACGGGTCAGCGCGCCTCGTTCCAGACGGTTCTCTCGAATGTCGTGGCCTATGGCGCGGCCCTCAGGCAGACCGGTCATGCCTGCGATATCGCCGCCGCCGCGGAGGCAATATCCGCGGTCTACAGCCGCTGAACCGTATCCGCCTCTTGATAAATCCGGCGCGTCGAGGCAGGAGAGTGGCATCACGGAGACTTGGTACAGATGACGAGATTGCTGGATGCGCAGGGCCTGGAGATTTCGCATGAGGGGCATCGCACCCGCCTGAAATGGCACCGGCTGCGCAAACGATTTGCCGATCCGCTGTTTTCTGCCGAGGTGATGGCGGAGGGTTTTGCAGCGGGCGCCTCGATGGAACTCGATCTGCGTGTGCGCGCCGATGGCGGTTTCGTCGTGCTGCATGATGAAGAGCTCGATGGCGAAACAACCGGGCACGGACCGATCGCCGAAAAGAGCATCGGCGATCTCCGCGATATCAGGATGCAGGAGGGCGACCGGCCGCTGATCCTCAGCGAGAACCTCGCCGCCATGCTGCAATCGGCCCACCCGGCCGCGCTGCTGCAATTCGACATCAAGGACGATTACGAGGCGATCGGCGCCAAGGGTATCGAGCATCTCGCCGCGCATTTCCGAGATATCTCCGCCTCGGTGATCGTCAGCAGCGGCAGTCTCGACCTCATCGTCGCGGTCAAGGAGAAGCTTCCCCATCTACTGCGCGGCATCGATTCCACGGACAAGCTCTATGATCTCAGGCAGACCGGTGGCTGGAAGGCTGTCGAGATGGAACTGCGCGCCGACCTGCGCGGCCCGACCGAACCGGATACGATCTATCTTCACTGGCCGCTGATCCTTGATGCCGCCAATGGCGGTTTCGACATGATCGCGCTCTGCCGGGACGAAGGCAAACGCGTCGATGCCTGGACTTTTACGCTCAAGAATCCTGAAGTCGGTTTCAGCGAAGAGGAATGGCGGAATTTCCGGGCGCTGATGGCTTTGAAGCCGGATCAGGTCACCACCGACGAGGCGCCGGCGACCGAGCGCGCCTGGGAACGCCGCATGGCGGGCTGACTGGCGGGGTGTTGGAGCATCGTGCCGAAAGGTGCGAGCGGGTTTCAATCGCTTATTTCTTCGATTGAGACAGGGCTTGTTCGCATGTTTTGGCAGTTTGCATCATTTTAAACTTCTGATGCTATCGATCTCCGCCAGACAAACGTTGGTGTTCGATATGCAAGTCGTTGATGCTGTAGCAGTTGCTCAACAAGTAAATTTCGGCTTACAGGAAGCGTGGCATCTGGGGTGCACAGGCCGTTCGGTCGAGGCACTGACGCTCGCTGACGAAATTCTGGTCGATGCCAAGGCGCGTGGCGACGATTGGCTTGCTGCCCAATGCGACACCGACATTGCCTGGTACTGTTTTCAGACCGGCAAGGCCGAACTCGGACTGGCGCATGTCCGGCGGGCGGTAGACTTCTGGAAATTGCACGGGGAGTCCAGGCAGGAGGCCTATGCCCGGGCCTATTTCGGATGGCTGCTCCTGGAATTGGGCTTGCCGGAGGAAGCCATCGAAGAAGCCACCCGCGCGCTTGATCTGGCCGACAAGGCTGCAGACGCCAAGGCGCAAAGCCTGGCGACCAACGTCATTGGAATTATCTTCTGGTACAACAAGCAGCCTGACCGGGCGATCCTGATGAGCGAGCGGTCCGTCGAACTTGCCAGATCGATCGGCGAC
The window above is part of the Rhizobium sp. CIAT894 genome. Proteins encoded here:
- a CDS encoding glycerophosphodiester phosphodiesterase family protein is translated as MTRLLDAQGLEISHEGHRTRLKWHRLRKRFADPLFSAEVMAEGFAAGASMELDLRVRADGGFVVLHDEELDGETTGHGPIAEKSIGDLRDIRMQEGDRPLILSENLAAMLQSAHPAALLQFDIKDDYEAIGAKGIEHLAAHFRDISASVIVSSGSLDLIVAVKEKLPHLLRGIDSTDKLYDLRQTGGWKAVEMELRADLRGPTEPDTIYLHWPLILDAANGGFDMIALCRDEGKRVDAWTFTLKNPEVGFSEEEWRNFRALMALKPDQVTTDEAPATERAWERRMAG